In Thiothrix unzii, the sequence GCCGCCACCATAGCGGTGATGCCGGAACTCGACGAGGTGGAAGCCACCGACATTAATCCTGCTGATTTGAAAGTGGATACTTATCGCGCATCCGGTGCGGGTGGGCAGCACATTAACAAAACCGAATCAGCGATTCGCATTACCCACTTACCGACCGGGATTGTGGTGGAATGCCAAGATGAACGTTCCCAACACAAAAACCGCGCACGGGCGATGGGCTTGTTACAAGCCCGCATTTTTGAGGGGGAACGCCAGAAACAGGCAGCCGAACAAGCTGAAACCCGCAAAAATCTGGTCGGTTCGGGAGATCGCTCGGAACGCATCCGCACCTACAATTTCCCGCAAGGGCGTGTAACTGATCACCGCATTAATTTGACGCTTTACAAGCTCGAAGAAATCATGACTGGTAGTGTGGATCAGGTGATTGAGCCGTTAATCAATGAATACCAAGCCGACCAGTTAGCGGCATTGGCTGATGAGTAACCCCCAATCCCCCCCATCCCCAACCCTTCCCGGACGCTTAGTCGCGTCGCTTCGCCCCCCGCAAGGGGGGCAGGGAGTAAGAGTACGGGAATTATTGCTTGATGCGGCGCAACAACTAGAAAGTATGTCGGAATCAGCGCGGGCGGATGCGGAAATTTTACTGGCGCATTGTTTGCAAAAATCGCGAACTTGGTTGTTTACTTGGCCTGAACAGAGTGTGTCAACGGCGGGTGAAGCTCACTTTCAGCAATTACTGACGCAACGTTTACGCGGCGTGCCGGTAGCGCACCTTACAGGGCAACGTGAGTTTTGGACGCTGAATCTTAAAGTGACTCCCGATACCCTGATTCCACGCCCGGATACCGAGTTATTGGTAGAAACAGCACTCTCTTTACTCCCTCCAGCCTCAGTGGGAGAACCACCTCACATCCTCGATCTTGGCACGGGAACGGGGGCAATTGCTTTAGCTATTGCCAGTGAACGCCCGGATGCAACCCTTACCGCTTGCGACTTTTCGGCGACGGCATTAGCGGTTGCGCGAGAAAATGCACAGTCGCACGGACTGCATCATGTCACCCTGATTCAATCCAACTGGTTTGAGGCGTTACCCACGCAACGCTTTACGATGATTGTCACTAACCCGCCGTATATTGAAACTAACGACCCGCATTTGGCGCAAGGTGATGTGCGCTTTGAACCGTTAAGTGCATTAACCGCAGGTAATGATGGTTTAGATGATATTCGTCATATCGTGCAGCACGCGCCTGCATGGTTAATTCAAGGCGGCTGGTTGCTGTTGGAACACGGTTACAATCAAGGGGTTGCCGTTACCGCGTTACTGCGTGATGCAGGGTTTACTGAGGTGCGTTGCCTGCCGGATTTAGCAGGCAACGACCGGGTTAGTTTAGGCCAGTGGCTTAACGGAGAATAAACGGCAATCATTAATTAACTTTTGATAATTGATAGGTTAAATATCCTGTGATAACGTTACCAAACAATACATAAAACATGGGGCACAACAATATGACCTACTCGCGTCAACAGTCGCAAGCAAGCAAGCAAGCAAGCAAGCAAGCAAGCAAGCAAGCAAGCAAGCAAGCAAGCAAGCAAGCAATTTAGTTTATTCTTCCTTCTAGCACTTACATCCAGTTACGCAGCCGCTGATGTGTCAGGCATCGTATTTCGTGACTACAATAGCAACGGTATCCGTGAAGATACCTCTGTAGCTGGTGCAAATAACACAACAGGTTCTGACGCTTTTGTTGAACCCTATGTCGCTGGTGTAACAGTTGAGCTATTTAACAACTCAGGGTCACTTGGAATACAACAAACAGATACCAATGGTAGTTATAATTTTACTGGGATACCTGCTGGACCTTATCGAGTTGAATTCAAAAGCTTGCGTCAAGGTGACTTCTCATCTGTTACAGGAACGGGAAATAATACTTCAATTCAGTTCCTTCCATCGGCTGGTGGAACAGCCAATTTTTCAATCAACTATCCAGCAGATTATTATCAACAAACGCCAATTCTAGTGACCCCCCAACAAATTGCTAGAGCTTACAATGGATCGTTCACTGATGAACCAGCCTTAGTTGGCATTCCCTTTTCTTATGGCTCTCCGGGGGGTGGTGATCCTGATACCGTTTTCTTGCCAGAACAACCGGGCGGCTCTCCATTCACCCTAGCAACACACGGACAAATTGGTTCAACGTATGGCACTGCATGGGACAGAAAAAATAACACGCTTTTTGTATCTGCTTTTCAGAAAAAACATACAGGATTTGGCCCTGAAGGTGCGGGGGCTATCTACAAACTTAACGTTGACCCAACAACTGGTGTTGCCGGAACACCCAGCCTGTTTGTTGACGTAGCAGATTTTCCTGGAGTTGTGGTACATAGCTATCATGGAGCAGACTTGAATCTGCAATACGATGCAACAGCAGCAAGTTATGCCGGTAAAGCCAGCCTTGGTGATATGGATATTTCAGATGATCACCGTTTTCTTTATGTATGGGTTTTGAGCGGAATCAATGCTCCCTTTGATAATAAACTACTTGAAATAGAGACTAACACGGGTAACTTGACCAATACGTGGACTCTCCCTAAATCGTTACCGGGTAGTACTGACCCCGGCGATATAAGACCAATGGCGGTAAAATATTATCGCGGACAAGTTTACGTCGGTATTATGAACACCGCTGAAACTACACAAAATGATACAGACATCCACGCTTATATTTATAAACTTGACCCGGCACAAGGGGCAAGCGCGACGTTTGCAAAGGTAGTGCAGTTTGAACCAAATGGCTCCGTCTTGAATAAAGCGATTCCTTGGATAACCCAAAATGTTAGCAATGCAAAAAGACAGTATATGTTTGCTGATATTGAATTCTACGGTGATGACATTATTGCTGGTATGCGTGACCGTATCGGAGATCAAGGAGGGAACGATATTCCGGGAGCTAATTATAACTCTATTACTGAAGGTGATGTGGTAACTTTGTGGTGGGATAGTAGTAGCAATAATTATGTTTTAGAAAACAATGGCAGTGCAGGCTCAAATCGTCCCGGCTCAAATCCCGCTTGGGGCTACCCTGATGGCGAGTTTTACTGGGGGGATGGTTTGAATGACTCTCCTCTGGAAGGATTTTTACATCGTGAGATCAGTATCGGAGGTTTAGCTCAAATTCCAGGCAGGCATTTAGCATTAACATCAATGAATCCTTTTAATCCTTGGAATAGAAAAACAGAGTCTGCGGGTATTCTGTGGCTCAACAATAATTCAGGAAGCCCTGAAAAAGCTTATAGACTTTATGATGGTGGATTAAACAATGATAGTACGTTCGGAAAGGCCAACGGCTTGGGTGATCTTGAAGCACTAGGTACATTAGCTCCTATTGAAATCGGCAACCGTGTGTGGCTCGACACCAACGGTAACGGTATACAAGATGCTGGGGAAAACGGTATTCCGGGCGTATCGGTGGAACTGCGTTCCGGGGCTAGTGTCATCGCTACTGCCACCACCGCAGCGGACGGCACGTATTATTTCAGCAGTGCAACTGGCACTGATACCACCAGCATTAAATACGGACTGACGCAATTGCAACCGACCACAGCTTACACCATTAAGTTCCCAGCCAGCGTAGATGTATCCGGCACAACCTATAATCTGACAACGGCGAACGCGGGCGGTAATACATTGATTGACTCGAATGCTCCCGCTTCCGGTGAAGTGGCTGTGGCAGCCGTAGACATTCCTGTTGCTGGGGCAAATAATCACTCGTTTGACGTGGGGTATAGCTCCATGCCACCGCCAACAGGCTGTACCACCATCACCAACAATGTCAGCATCACTCAATCAGGGGTAAGCGATCCAGTTGCTGGTAACAATAGCGCATCTGCCGCTATACAAGCCAACTGCGCCACTCCAAAAACCGATCTCAAGCTAGTGAAAACAGCTAGTAAGACCACGGTGCGCAAGGGTGATACACTAACCTATACCCTAGTGCTGGAAAACGAAAGTGACGTGGATGCCACGGGTGTTGTCGTCAATGACAAACTACCCAGTGCCCTGACATACGTTGACCACGCGCCAGCGACGGCAAACTACAACAGTACATCTGGTGACTGGACGGTTGGCACAGTCCCCGCCAGACAAACGATGACATTGAACATTAATACCAAAGTCAATTAACCCCCTTCGCATCCGTTCAATCCTGAACGGATGTATTAAGTTAAATTCAAGTGGATCTCAAAACAATTTAGCTGATTCTTACAAAACCAAAACATTAACTCACCTTGGAGCGGCAGATATTCACCCCTTGCCGCTCCACTTTATACCCAACTTATGCAACCACAACATAACTGGCAAATACTGCATCCTGATTCATTTCTCTCCTGCTATTTCATTGCACACTCAACACTCTCGCCACCGAATTGTTAGCGAGGGGTGTTAAATTAAACACTGCTTAGTGATCACGCCAGAAAGCACGTGGCAAGATTTTACCCAAATCCATATCATTACCATCCACTACACCCGGAACCAAACTGTTATTGCTATCAACCAACGGACGGCTCATCCTGCCCACACGCACTTCGACAAATTGCTGAGTACAATCGGTTTTATCCGTGCAATCTTTAGCCTCAGCGGTGCTGGGTTTGTGGAACACCAATTGCGCACCATCCAATAGTTCGTTTTTAGCTGCAACCAGCGCACGCTCTTTACCGCCTTTGCGATCCAAGTCAGCAACCGCCGCCCCGGTAAACAAATCAACCACGTAAGCACGTGCTTTTGCCTGACGGTTTTCGCACGAATCCCCCACCGTTACTGAACCGGGTGTGAAGGTAGTGAATACCACTTTATTCAGGACGGTATTTGAGCTGGCTAATACTTTTTCACCGCTATTCGGCAAGGCATAATACCAGCCTTTCAGTGTCGTATTCGCTGCCAAACCTGTGCCTAACTTGCTGGCATCGTCAATACTTGCCAAGGTACTGTCTTCTTTAATCGGGAATACGCTGCTATCCGGCTTGTTGCTATATGGCGCACGATCAACCATCACGTAAAAACGATCCTGCACACTGGTATCAAGCGCGAACGCACGATTACCGCTACCAATCGACAAGAATAATAGCGTTTTGCCTTGGTATTCCATCAAAGCGACATCCGGTTCAAAGAAGAATTGCCGTTTGGCTGAACCCGTTCCGCCCAATTCAGCAAATTTGCTTAAACGCGCCTTGCTGTAATCGTAAAAAGTGTCCGCACTCGTTGGTTTCAGGTCGTGTAAATCCACATCCATATCAACGCGCCATACAGTCCCGCCAGTATCCGCAAAGTAAAGGCGGTCAAGCGCACCATTACGATCCATATCTAACACCCGAATATCACCGGGGATGCTATGGGTTAACTCGCTGGATGGGGTTAAACCGTCACTCGCGCCGCTAATATCACGTAGCGACCACAACCGATCACCCGTTTCTGCATCGACGATATACACGTTACGGCCTTTGCTCATACCGTAACCACCACCGAATACCAGCACATCAATCAACTCACTGTCATGAGTCGCATTTTCTGTTTTAGGTTTAGCCACACGCATTTTCGCTAAGGCGGGTTTTGACCATGTTTCCCCTAATTCGCTGAAACCACTGGTCTTGTCATTAATGTACCAAACCAATGCGGGTTTACTGGCGTTACTAATATCCAGCATGTAATACGCCGTGCCACCGGTACGTAACCCAAAATACAGGTAAGTTTTAAATGCATCACTGGCATCAACTTTACCATCATTATTGCTATCGTATTGGAAACGCCAAACGTTTAATGCGCCATCAATGCCCGCAACATGTGTATCCGGCAAGGCATTTTCATAAAACATTTTCACATTTTTCAGTAAGGCATTCGGCATAAATGCCCATTTTTCCACACCTGTTGCCGCATCAATAGCATGTAGATAACCCTCGTTAGTCGCCATAAATACTAACGTTGTCGTAGCATCGTAAGACACCAGTTCTGGTTTACCTGTCAACATATCACCCATGTGATAACGCGGCGTGCCATCAGCTTTTTTACCACGGATAAAATCGAGCCATTGATTACGCTCTGGTGCGCCCTGTGCTTCCATCATTGCAGGCGTGACACCCGGTGCTTTCAATTCAATTAACGTTCTGTTGTTTTTATCGGTATACAACTTACGGGCATCCGGCAACGGTAACTTATTGGCAGCACCACCTTTGGTAATATCCTTACCGTCTTTGGTGGTGCTCCAAAAGTCCTGTACCCCATCGTTCATTTCACCAAAAGCATTGGTAACTTCCTTGCCATTCTTATCCACAACACGCCCATCTTTGCGGGCAAACTTTTTCAGATTACCCGACCATAACGGTGTATCGCTGCGTTTAATCAACGGCATGTAAACGTATTCGTTATTTGCCAATAAACTAGCGTTGTCCACACCGTAAGCTGGAGTACTGCCATTGAGGATATTATCTTCCTGCACGATACACAGTTGCTCCAGTTTATTGGTAACCGTCACATCCACTGTTTGATTAGCCAAGATGCTTACCGCGCCCGCTGGGGTAATAACCGGTGTCACATAAGTGTGATCGGTTGGAGCCGTCGGCAACGTGGGTTCACTAACAGTACAAGTGGTATTTTCAGGGATACTGCCAATCAGTTTGCTTGCCCCGTCTTTGAGCAACACGATTTGGTCAAAACTGTTATCGCTACAATCCACCACAATAGCGTAATCCGGGCTGGTAAAACCGGCGGGTTTATCGGTCACCTGCTTGGTCACTCTTAACGAACCTGTTTTCCAGCTCAGGGTATTGGTGACACTAATGGCACTGGGGTTGCTATTGCTCAAGGTGACAGATGCCGGACTAATGATCGGAGCGGCATACGCATATCCCACTGGAGGGACTGGCAAGGTTTCCGTTAATGAACAGGTAATGCCCGCCGGAATATCAGTAATCACTGTATTCGCACCATCTTTCAGCTTCACCGTGCGGTTATAGGTCGCGTTAGAGCACGTAAGATTCAAGTTGTAATCGGGGCTGACAAAACCCAAAGGCTTATCACCTGTTACGGTTTTACTGATAGTCAGCGATGCGCCGGGAGTTACGCATTCATTTACGCCCAATTGGGTAAGACCAAAGTCGTCTCCAGAGTAACTCTTTGCTGCTGAAGTAAACTTGAACTTCATACTATTGGTACTTGCAGTAAAAACATGCTCTATGCGTTTCCAGCCATTTAAAGGCTTACTATTTGCCGTTTCCGCTGCTGTAACTTCGTAAGCACCAAATACAATGTTACCATCTGGTTTTCCAGTTACCCCGCCTGTTCTCAAACGAACAATCGGATTATCTGAAGTGAGGGACTCGTGTACATCAGTAACATAAGCTGAAAATGTATAAGTCTTGCCTACGACTAGTCCACTAACATGCTGTTCCCATACTAAATATTCTGCGGAAGGTGGTCCACTAGGATCACCTGTACCTAAAGCGTTACCATTGGAATAAAACCATGTGTTACTTGATGAAACATTGTTAGCTGGATCACCGGGAAATGGCTTCTGATCAAGAATCCAGCTTCCTTTCTCCAAATAGAAATCACCCTCTATAATAGAAAACTTATTGACTGTACCACCATCACCACCAGTCGCAGGCCAATCCGTCGGGTAGGTGTTATAACCACGATACTGGACTTGAGAATAAAAGTTAGCAGCCGAATAAAAATAACCGGGCGTTGTGTTGTTTTTTCCCGGATGTTGATTAATATCTGTAGACGATGGTGATGTGGTAAATCCACCATTGACTACTAAATTAACAGGTGACGGCACTGTACCTGCCGGACAACTTCCCCCAATCACAGGTGGAGGTGTTGACGGTTGTAACGGATTAGTGACCGTTACTGTTTGCGTCGTGTTATCACCGATAGTAACAGGCTGTGCCATGCTGTATTGCGGCGCACCGTAAGTATAACCGGATGGTGCACCACTAGGCGGCGTTTCTGTGACCGTGCATGTGGTATTTATGGGGATCGAAACCGAGGTAAAAGTTTCGTTATGCTTCAACTGAAAGTTCTTGTCGTAAAGCGTCGTACCATCGCACTTCAACGTGAAGTCAAACAGACGGGTTGAATCCGTAGTACTCCCTGTCACCACTTTTTTAACTGAAATCTTTCCAGACTTCTTCGGCACACCTGCCCAAACACGATAACCCACACTCGGTGACTTTTCATTTGCAGCCAAACTACTTGGACAGTGACTTGGCGCATTAGTACGATGCGAACAATCAATCTGGGTAAAAGCAGAAGCACCTATCACGACCGTAGTATTTAAATTACTTTGCAACGTTGTTTCATGGCGATTCCCCCCCATATCACGCAGTCCCCAAGCATTGCCAGTGCCCTGTCCAACTTGCGCCCACCAAGGCCCATTCGGGTCGTAGAACAAAACTCCCGATGATGCCCCTGTATACATCCCGGTTGAAAAGCTGATACTTGCCTTCGATGGCTGTGAATTACCGGTAGGATAAGTATTCAAGCTCTGAGTTGCCTTATTCCAATACATCGCTTTCATCAGCTCACTTTGAAGCGGAAGCCTTGGTCTAGGGTCATTCGCGTTAAATGATGAAATATTGCTATTGCCACTTGTACCGCTAAAAGTAAATGCGCCTGAATTGACATCTCCGGTTGCTAACCAATTCATATAATGAGCCACTTGATTGAGCGACAAACCATCAATTGGTAAATTCCCAGCATTACTGCTAGAAGTAATATTGACTGCTCCCCCCGTATCAAATGGAGACCTCACCCTCCATTTCCCACCAGAAAATTCGTAAGGCTTCCACATTGATCTTCCCGCACCATGATCACCAACCAGCCCATTGCCACTCGCATTAGGGGCTACTGCATTCAGGAAATTAACCCAGT encodes:
- the prmC gene encoding peptide chain release factor N(5)-glutamine methyltransferase, producing the protein MSNPQSPPSPTLPGRLVASLRPPQGGQGVRVRELLLDAAQQLESMSESARADAEILLAHCLQKSRTWLFTWPEQSVSTAGEAHFQQLLTQRLRGVPVAHLTGQREFWTLNLKVTPDTLIPRPDTELLVETALSLLPPASVGEPPHILDLGTGTGAIALAIASERPDATLTACDFSATALAVARENAQSHGLHHVTLIQSNWFEALPTQRFTMIVTNPPYIETNDPHLAQGDVRFEPLSALTAGNDGLDDIRHIVQHAPAWLIQGGWLLLEHGYNQGVAVTALLRDAGFTEVRCLPDLAGNDRVSLGQWLNGE
- a CDS encoding SdrD B-like domain-containing protein gives rise to the protein MSGIVFRDYNSNGIREDTSVAGANNTTGSDAFVEPYVAGVTVELFNNSGSLGIQQTDTNGSYNFTGIPAGPYRVEFKSLRQGDFSSVTGTGNNTSIQFLPSAGGTANFSINYPADYYQQTPILVTPQQIARAYNGSFTDEPALVGIPFSYGSPGGGDPDTVFLPEQPGGSPFTLATHGQIGSTYGTAWDRKNNTLFVSAFQKKHTGFGPEGAGAIYKLNVDPTTGVAGTPSLFVDVADFPGVVVHSYHGADLNLQYDATAASYAGKASLGDMDISDDHRFLYVWVLSGINAPFDNKLLEIETNTGNLTNTWTLPKSLPGSTDPGDIRPMAVKYYRGQVYVGIMNTAETTQNDTDIHAYIYKLDPAQGASATFAKVVQFEPNGSVLNKAIPWITQNVSNAKRQYMFADIEFYGDDIIAGMRDRIGDQGGNDIPGANYNSITEGDVVTLWWDSSSNNYVLENNGSAGSNRPGSNPAWGYPDGEFYWGDGLNDSPLEGFLHREISIGGLAQIPGRHLALTSMNPFNPWNRKTESAGILWLNNNSGSPEKAYRLYDGGLNNDSTFGKANGLGDLEALGTLAPIEIGNRVWLDTNGNGIQDAGENGIPGVSVELRSGASVIATATTAADGTYYFSSATGTDTTSIKYGLTQLQPTTAYTIKFPASVDVSGTTYNLTTANAGGNTLIDSNAPASGEVAVAAVDIPVAGANNHSFDVGYSSMPPPTGCTTITNNVSITQSGVSDPVAGNNSASAAIQANCATPKTDLKLVKTASKTTVRKGDTLTYTLVLENESDVDATGVVVNDKLPSALTYVDHAPATANYNSTSGDWTVGTVPARQTMTLNINTKVN
- a CDS encoding DUF5979 domain-containing protein → MAANEKSPSVGYRVWAGVPKKSGKISVKKVVTGSTTDSTRLFDFTLKCDGTTLYDKNFQLKHNETFTSVSIPINTTCTVTETPPSGAPSGYTYGAPQYSMAQPVTIGDNTTQTVTVTNPLQPSTPPPVIGGSCPAGTVPSPVNLVVNGGFTTSPSSTDINQHPGKNNTTPGYFYSAANFYSQVQYRGYNTYPTDWPATGGDGGTVNKFSIIEGDFYLEKGSWILDQKPFPGDPANNVSSSNTWFYSNGNALGTGDPSGPPSAEYLVWEQHVSGLVVGKTYTFSAYVTDVHESLTSDNPIVRLRTGGVTGKPDGNIVFGAYEVTAAETANSKPLNGWKRIEHVFTASTNSMKFKFTSAAKSYSGDDFGLTQLGVNECVTPGASLTISKTVTGDKPLGFVSPDYNLNLTCSNATYNRTVKLKDGANTVITDIPAGITCSLTETLPVPPVGYAYAAPIISPASVTLSNSNPSAISVTNTLSWKTGSLRVTKQVTDKPAGFTSPDYAIVVDCSDNSFDQIVLLKDGASKLIGSIPENTTCTVSEPTLPTAPTDHTYVTPVITPAGAVSILANQTVDVTVTNKLEQLCIVQEDNILNGSTPAYGVDNASLLANNEYVYMPLIKRSDTPLWSGNLKKFARKDGRVVDKNGKEVTNAFGEMNDGVQDFWSTTKDGKDITKGGAANKLPLPDARKLYTDKNNRTLIELKAPGVTPAMMEAQGAPERNQWLDFIRGKKADGTPRYHMGDMLTGKPELVSYDATTTLVFMATNEGYLHAIDAATGVEKWAFMPNALLKNVKMFYENALPDTHVAGIDGALNVWRFQYDSNNDGKVDASDAFKTYLYFGLRTGGTAYYMLDISNASKPALVWYINDKTSGFSELGETWSKPALAKMRVAKPKTENATHDSELIDVLVFGGGYGMSKGRNVYIVDAETGDRLWSLRDISGASDGLTPSSELTHSIPGDIRVLDMDRNGALDRLYFADTGGTVWRVDMDVDLHDLKPTSADTFYDYSKARLSKFAELGGTGSAKRQFFFEPDVALMEYQGKTLLFLSIGSGNRAFALDTSVQDRFYVMVDRAPYSNKPDSSVFPIKEDSTLASIDDASKLGTGLAANTTLKGWYYALPNSGEKVLASSNTVLNKVVFTTFTPGSVTVGDSCENRQAKARAYVVDLFTGAAVADLDRKGGKERALVAAKNELLDGAQLVFHKPSTAEAKDCTDKTDCTQQFVEVRVGRMSRPLVDSNNSLVPGVVDGNDMDLGKILPRAFWRDH